A part of Caretta caretta isolate rCarCar2 chromosome 1, rCarCar1.hap1, whole genome shotgun sequence genomic DNA contains:
- the LOC142071055 gene encoding olfactory receptor 52E8-like translates to MQATPFCLKVGDLLSYSMSDSNTTDFSSPSTFILLGIPGLEAAHVWISIPFFIMYTVTLLGNFTILFIVKTEPRLHEPMYYFLCMLAVTDLVLSASTVPKMLSIFWFNSREIDFSLCLTQLYFIHCCITMESGIVVAMALDRYVAICDPLRHSTTLSNCFVAKIGLAVVLRGSILAVPYPFLARRWPYCRTNIISHTYCEHIAVVKLACADIRISSYYGLSVAFLVIGLDVSFITVSYIQILRAIFSLPTKDARLKTFGTCGSHLCVILAFYIPALFSFLTHRFGHNVPPHFHILMANMYILLPSMLNPIIYGVRTKQIRDRLIWHVTHIE, encoded by the coding sequence ATGCAGGCGACACCGTTCTGCCTCAAAGTTGGAGACCTTCTCTcctactccatgtcagattccaacacaaccGACTTCTCtagcccctccaccttcatcctgctgggcattcctggcctggaggcagcccacgtctggatctccatccccttctttaTCATGTACACCGTCACCctcttggggaacttcaccatcctgttTATCGTGAAGACAGAGCCGAGgctccatgagcccatgtactatttcctctgcatgctggccgtCACCGACCTGGTCCTGTCTGCATCCACCGtgcccaaaatgctgagcatcttctggttcaattccagggagataGATTTTAGTTTGTGcctcacccagctctacttcatTCACTGCTGTATAACGATGGAGTCTGGAATCGTCGTGGCCATGGCTTTGGATCGTTACGTGGCCATCTGTGATCCGCTGAGACATTCCACCACTCTGAGCAACTGCTTTGTGGCCAAGATCGGCCTGGCCGTGGTGCTGCGTGGCAGCATTCTTGCAGTGCCCTATCCTTTCCTGGCAAGGCGGTGGCCATATTGTAGAACCAACATCATCTCCCACACATACTGTGAGCACATAGCCGTGGTGAAGCTGGCCTGCGCCGACATACGCATCAGTAGTTACTACGGCCTCTCTGTGGCATTCTTGGTGATTGGTCTGGATGTGTCTTTTATCACTGTGTCCTATatccagatcctcagggccatcttcagcctccccacaaaggacgCCCGGCTCAAGACTTTTGGgacctgtggctcccacctctgtgtcatTTTAGCATTTTATATCCcagctctcttctccttcctcacacACAGGTTTGGTCACAATGTGCCCCCGCATTTCCACATTCTCATGGCCAACATGTACATTCTACTGCCCTCCATgctaaaccccatcatctacGGGGTGAGGACCAAACAGATCCGGGACAGGCTGATCTGGCACGTTACTCATATTGAATAA